The nucleotide sequence ATGTGGCGGACGTAGGTGGCGGTGGTGCCGGTGTTGAAGGAGGGGATGAGAGTGAGGACGACGATGGAGAAGGAGGGGTGGTGTTTGGTGATAAATTTTCCGAGCTCCACCATAGAAATGAGGTGTCCCATACCCGGCGATGGATACAAAACTATAGTTGCCATGTTTGAGATTGCTTTGGGAGAGATTGAACGGAGAAATGATGTTATGAGATGAAGTTTTGAAAACAATACTAAATAATACGCTTGTATTGTCAATTTGAAGATAACATGCACTTCAATAGCTACCAAACATTTGTACGTGTCTAGTATGTGACTCGTATTGATtgggttttattattattattattattattattattattattattattattattattattattattattattattattattattattattattattataattattattattattattattattattattattattattattattattattattattattattattattattattataattattattataattataattattattattattattattattattattattattattataataataattattattattattattataattattattattattattattattattattattattattattattattattattattattattattattattattattattattattataacattGTAAGTAACTAGTGGTATTTCCCAGAGCTAACATGATACAAAATATGAAATAATATTTAGAATAGTGTAGATAAAATTTACAAGGTACGATGGTGTATAGAAACAGTTTGATAGCATAGTATGTGACTCGTATTGATTGAGTATCTTtttattataacattttgaaaGGAACGGGTGGGCCATTATCACAAAGCTTTAAAAACTTTACAATTCAGAATCGTTTTTATATCATATCCTTAAAGACTTTAATAAGTGTGCGCCATTATCACTCAAAACTTTAAAAACTTTGGTTTGGTAATTTATGACATTTACTTGCGAAACAGTTACATATATAACAGTAGATAGACTCAAAAAAGTTTTATATTTTAAAGACTACAAAACTTTATGAAAATTTTCAGAGAAAAATGCCtggatagtccatgtggtttggccttttttcacctttagtccctaactttctaaaattacagctatagtccccaacttttcaattttcgttcccggataaTCCCTAGCGTGGATGAaggttagttttttcagttaaatgtATGTAAAATTACCTAAATGCCCTTactattaaaaaaacaaaagaaaaacagTTAATATAAATAATTCAGGTGGTGAcatatattttattaattaaaaaccTAAAATAGGTAACCATTGTCATCTCCATAACTCCACCGCCACCCCTCAACCACCGCCTCCACCCTCCACCTCCTCCAATCACCGGACATTTTTCTCTTTCATTTATTTCACATGACAATTTCATCCTTCAAATAATAATCTCTCTGACACACACTACTTCATAGCTCCCCATTGTCTCTGGTGTCTACATTTTCTCCTTTTTCCAGTAATGACCATGGTAACCTATTGTTTTCAACATTTTTATCATCTGGGTTTTGCTTATTTTTTTGTGAATTTTGCTTAATTTATTTTGGGTTTTGTATAATTTTCGTAGAAGAAGAACCAAATCCACAATGAGAACGACGGCGGTAACGGCGGTGGTGGGGGCGGTGACGGTGGAAAGAAGCAAAAACCTTCGGATATTAATGTGGTGGTTCTGAAAATTGACCTGTACTGTGAAGGTTGTGCTAGTAGAGTAGTTGCCTGTTGTTGTTCCTGTTCGTACACTCGATGGTAATTACTAATTACCTATTTCTTCATTGAGTTTTTATTGAGATGTTATACTTTTAATAATAATTTGTGTTGTGTGTATACTGTATAGGTGTTGAGTCTGTGAGGATCGGTGACAGTGAGTTGAACAAACACACGTTGATCGGTAATTTGGCTCCGGTCAAACTCTGACAAAAAGTTGAGGAGAAAACTCCACTGGAATTTGGTGTTTTGGAATTTGCAGATGATCATGTTCATAGGTGTTTGAATAACGTGGATTCTTATCTTGAATTATTATTCTGAATGTTTTGTGATAGATGATGATGTTCATGTGAAGATTGATTTGTTCTTGATTTGGGTTTGAAGATGAAGATGTTCAGAGATGATGTTCATGTGCATATTATttatgatgatggtggtgggccTATATCATTTTTAAAGtattagggtgaagggggtgctcacctaataggtgagtcccctctcttacgccaaaccaatccccgtgtgccacgtcaactcccctcttaaactcccctaacaccccaatttgatggcgccactcccctctaaggtgaattggtttttttaaaaaaaaaaaaaaaaagaaaaaaaaagaaaaggtttGATTGGACAGCTTgcttctctctcctccctctctctcggtgagccgccaccggtCGACCTCCATCTCTCCTCCCCGATTTCCTCTCCCGAGTGATTGGCGcctgaagaaacagtgatctaattaaggtattaattagaggggtttatgttcctatcatagtggttaatcttctttgaggtatttgagctccgactggttaatcaacctgcaaaacagaacaccgttactcgttaagaggggaatgtgggggtttccctcttaaccgggctccggcgtgagaataagcgactgctttgagagtaattaagtagttaagagtgagagccgagagaatagaatgaataacctgaggaatgaaggtctctatttatagccgaagaggtgtaagaggttgtgggctgatgggccttgggccagaaacggacaacaacgaatatgctctttgccttgctggcctcgactgcttagtggcttctagatgctcgtcggtgctggcgcaccttgattggagccacgtgtcattgttgtcggccttgttgtcccttctgtcatcagcagacaagtggagatcgtgggacagttgtccccgtctcttgattggtgccatgtaggcgtccttgtgtacttatcgtcagaagatcgtggcgcacgattgaacagagcctgctggacgctcattggttctttttactgccacttgtaccctgtGTACCTCTGTAGGTAACAGCGCGTCTTCTTACGGAGAGGATTTTGTTTGGtggcaactaacccgcgcggggatAATGTGCTCACTTATACCATTGTTTTTATGCTAAGTGTTGCTATCTGACTTTATTATGTGCTCTTCCTCGCGCGGGGGTAAGTCATAATGTGACGTAAGCTGCGCGAGGTTGTTATTATCAAGTTGTTatgctaaggagtatggtctcacgtgcaacttgttatgaggtttgcgcggctttttgggaccataccccttcaagtccccccagtccagtgctgcaccatgcgcaacgcaagtggttggagctctggacttgaTAAAAATAAGAGAAGGGGAAGTTGTCCTTTTGGTCTTGACTTGTAAGGCGCATGTAGAAAACTGTTGTTTTCGATGCGCAGGTACTAGGCAGGTGTCGAGTGATATCTTGTTTGTCCTTTTAATCGCGCGAGGTATTAGTAGTTTACGTATGTCTGGCGCGACTCATGTGACTTCTGCATGAAGTTACTTGCACGTTgtatggcgggaaacttcgaaatttgaacctctgacaggttggtgagataagtcgctgagggcgacgtttgagttgacccctggcacgggtgtcatcatgccgcctgcggcggttgcacttcatgtcaggagagtgggtgccacgcgcgcgtgataaccgtcgtCCCTGTTTTCCCGCTCGACGTGGCAACCTCTCGTTGGTTGCCCTTGCGGCTAGtgcggcacggttacccatcgcattaaatgcgatgggtataaatatccGAAGAGAAAGGTGAAAGATTCACTTTCTCTTCGTTTCTTCTCCGATTTCCTCTCAaaactctttgaatcttcaaagtgttcttcattttcttcaagatttcttcaaatcttcaaaacttCTTCGAGCCTTTTTCCAGATTTTCTTACGAATATGAGTGAAGAACATCGAGAGGCTCCTGTTAGTGAGGAGGGACCAGTTCCTGTCCTCAGGTGGGATTTAGGTCTCTTCGAACAGATTGTTCGAAGTTTTAGGTTTCCACCGGAGTGGGACgcccggtatccggctcagggccaAACCGCGGCTGATGCCCCACCCGGCTATATTACCCTTTATGAAGATTTCTTTCTTCAGGGTAACTTCCGGCTGCCGGCGACCAATTTTCTGGGTAGCATCCTCTCTTACTACCAGTTCCACATATCTCAGATGAGTCCACCTGGGATGGTGAGGGTGAGACACTTCGAGTTCTTATGCCAGTCTCATGGCATCGAGCCAAGTGTCGACAAATTTCGATCATTCTATCAACTCCAAAGGACGATGGGGTTCTTTTCGTTTGCAAGCCGAGGTGCGGCGAAGAAGATCTTGTTGAATCCACCgaagagtttccatgactggaaacccAAGTTCTTCTTCATCAGGGAAGAAGTCGTGCCGGTCGCTATGACCTTTAGGGAATGGACTGAGGCCATACTCAAGGAAGATCTGCCGATCCCGAAGACGGCTTTGTGGTACCAACAGCTGACCCCAACCCCTAACCGGGTGTTTGGGGAAAATGTTTTAGTTGCAGCcaagatgagtgaccagtggtcacctaGCAGCAGGGAGGTTCCTGTGCTAAAGCTTGGCGATCAAGGTTAGtcctttgtttgttttttttctaaGTAAATTTGCTGCAAATGCTTCTTACACTTTTTTATTTATAGAAGCGCAACTCTACCAAGCTGCCTTCACTACCTTTGGTGGCTCCATGGGTGTTCGCGCAGTGCGCGATGATGAAGAgagctggtatgaccagattaaaGGAAACTTCATGTTTCCAGCTGCTGATGCCTTTGCTTCGCCGCCAACTgctactgaaggtgcgcaatacCCAAAACCTCGTCCATTGCGGTCTGTGACTCTCGCTGGGAAAGAAactttctatctttccagcgaggagtcggTAGGATCTTCCAGCGGCGAGCTAAGCTCTTGGTCTAAAatatttgcaggtgtgttgcgcgacctggggattgacccagaggagaaaaagaagaaaccGGTGAAGAAGAAGAAAGCGGAGCCGGAGGTGACCAGCAAGGGCACTGGCCCTAGTCGCGCAACAGCTGCTGCTGgcaaaggtactcttcgccttcgtcAACGTGACTTGGATGATTATGTGATCATCAGTGACTCATATGAAGGTTTATCTCATGTAGCTAAGGGAAAAGCTGGTGCTGGTGGGTCAAAGAGttctgggagcgcgggttctcgtaaccccGATGCTGGCGCGACCCCCAGTTTTCCCGAAGATGTAGAAGAGGAGGAAGATGCTGGTGCCCGACTTATTGGGCGAAAGAGGGGTAGGAGCGAGGCTACAACTGGTGTGGCCTCCGCGCCTCAATCTGTTGTGATCCCTGCGATAGGGAAGACGAGCAGGCTGCGCTCGTTGTATCAATTTTCTCCTGGTATGTTCTTTTCTTCTCTTCTTTTCTTAAAAAACTTCTTTGCTTATACTTGCCTTGTTTTGtagagatcaagaagaagacccctgaaaagGCGGTTACATTCGTTGAGGCGGGGGCGAAAAGGCCCAAGATAACCGTCAAGTCCACTGACGCTGCAGCTCAGGACGCCGCGAAGGCGGCTGAGGCGCAGCGAAAGGTGGAGGAGGCGCGTAAGAAAGAAGAGGAGAggagaaagaaagaagaagagaagaagatagaggaGGAGAGAAAGAAAAGGGAGGAGGAGGAGAGGAAGAAGAAGGAGGAGGAGGATAGGAAGCGGAGGGCGGAGCAGGAGAAGCTGGCTGAGGTGGCTAAGAAGCAGGCCTTGGAGAAGGAGATGGCGGCGAAAAAGGCTATGGATCAGCCTCTTAAACCTCCAGGCCCTGAGGTCACCAAGCCACCTAACACCGGTCCTGTTACTACTTCCAAGGCTTCTAGCCGCTTTTCCTCAAGTGGCGCGAGCTCTGGTGGAGCTGGGGGTTATAACCCCAATGTGGTAGGGGCGAAAGATACCGTTGGAGATATCTACTACAAGACATATACTGAAGAAGAGCGCGGTGATGCCCTCCATCATGCCCCCTGGAGCTTAAAACAGAAGGATACATTTGCTGAGTTTAGCGCTTCGCGTGAATGGTTTTTGAATTCCTTCCCCCCTGGTGAGGTCAATCGGCAAAGGGCAAAAACCCATGAGATGTTATATCGTACTTATATTCTTGGGGAGGCCAATGCCCGCTCTGCCAACCATCAGATCGTTCGCGAATGGCGGACGATGGTCAGAGAACGTGCCGATTGGGAGGGTTACCGCGAGCGTACTCTGAAGCGAATTGCGGAGTTTGAGAAGTCGAAAGCTGCGCTCGACGAAGAAAgagccaagtttgaggctgacAAGAAGGCAGAGGAGTGGGGCCGCGAGGGGCTGCAGAAAAAACTCCATAATGCTGAggagcaactggccaaggagaaggccgagtttaAGCGTATATGCGCCCAAGACAACGAGCGTACTTATGCTCTACGACAGAAGATCGTTGGTCTTGAGGCTACAGTTGCGGATTTGACCTCAAAGGTGGAGGAGGCGCAGGGTGAAAAGactgccaagcagcagatggaggttagttcTACTGATTCTCGCTCTTCCTTTTTGTTTACGAAATTTCTCTAAGTCAATTCTCAAGGTGTTTGTCAATTTTTAGGTTGAGCTGACTGAAGCCAAGGTGCAATTGTCTAACAAGGACAAGGATCTCCATGCCAAGGACGTTGAGATAGCGGAACTCAAGCGTCGCTTGAATGAGCAAATCGACAGATGCGAGTCTTTGGAGATTGACCTTGAGGCTGAGAAGGTCAAGGCTGCTGATgctgaggaggcgcgtgctgtGAGCACTGCCGCGCTGAATGTGGCTCAAACCAACTACTCTGAGGCTCAAGGTATCGTCGATACACTTGTCTCAGAAGCGGAGtggatgcgcactcgtggagtagTGATGGTAAGTGCCTTGTGCTTTTTTCTTAAGTTGAAGAGTTTTTTCTTTAATGCTTATCTTTtgttgaaggttgccaactcTATCTTGAATGCAAACGAGCTAGATCGCGCTGTGGCGGCTCTGACAGATGCGGCGCGTGCGGTGGGTCACCGAGGAGGTTACCTGGAGTGTGCTGATCATGTAGAGCAAATGCTTGGGCAAGAATTTGACACAAGCCACTGCTCAGTAACAGATCGTGCCGATGCTGCGCTGGCAAGTGCTGAAAATTCCTATGACAACCTCTCCTTGCCTATCATGGAGTTGGTTGTCGAATCGTTAaagaaagacgactggtgccAGCGTCTTAAGGCAATCCTCGATCCACCGGTCACCGTCGAGTTGTCCGACGAAGACCCAGCTGGTGATGATGgcggtgatggtgatgatgatggcgacgatgatgatggtgaagatgacggagatgatggtgatgatcgtCGCGAAGAGTAGGAGAGTTTGTTGAGTAGTTAGTTGGTAGGCACTTGTGCCTTTGTAATTTCTTTGATAGTCTTATGTATGGTGCTGCGCAGTTGCGCAAGATGTTAATGGaaccttttgtttctttttttttttgttgcaaTTACTGCCTTGTTATAAAAACTTATgctaaattagctcgaataaatggaagcgtTTTCTAAGTATACGGTGGCCAtccggtctcgcgctttgtttgcggaggaccttggaggtggTTTGAACCATCTCAaaatgctggagtgttttcgcgctaatcagaagtttaacatgcatttgtaacgaaaaaacAATGTAATAGAACATGtcgtatgttttcattcaagtcagTAGTTGGCTCTTAAGCCTTCATACATATTTGCCAATGGCTCGTAGCCGGCATGGCGAAATTGAAAAATGGCGCAAGGCCGAAAAGAttacatatagcatttgcgcaattgttgcgcattccaagttcttggtaagatgtggccatctaagGTGCGTAAtttgtaggcccctttgcccaggacctcatgaatcagatatgggccttcccatttaggtgccaaTTTCCCTGGGCGTTCCGCATTTGATGCTTCGTTGTCGCGAAAGACGTACTCCCCTGgattgaaggtacaaatgcgaacccttgtgttgtagtacctttccagctggGTTTTGTATTTGGCCTCTCTGATTCTTGCGATTTCGCGTCGTTCTTCTAACAAGTCTAAGTCTAGACGCCTTTCCGCTTCATTGTCAACCGTGTTGACCGTGGTCATTCGCGGCGAGGGCAGGCCAATCTCCGCCGGGAttaccgcctctgagccatagaccaggctaaAAGGGGTCTCGCCGGTACTCGTCTTTGGCATGGTCCGGTGAGCCCATAAAATGCTTGGAAGCTCATCGACCCATCCGCGCCGCCTTGTTCCTAATCTGGCCTTTATCCCTTCGACGATGCatttgttcacactttccacttgtccgttgccttgtgggtgcgcaacggaggtgaaagtgtgttcaatgttcatctccttcatccagtTCTTAAGATCGTCTGacgcaaagttggtgccgttgtctgtcacgatcttgagcgggaggccgaatctgcatatgatgtgctcccataTGAACTTGCGCACAATCATAGCCGTGGTGGATGCGAGGGCTTTGGCCTCTACCCACTTCGTGAAGTAGTCGACAGCTACTATGATGAACTTCACGGCGCCGGGGGCATCCGGGAAAggtcccaccatgtcaattccccattgctgaaagggccatgcggtggacaCGGGGATAAGATCATTTTTAGGCCGCAACGTTTTTGGAGCGTGCCTCTGGCAAGAGTCACACTTGCGGATCTCCTTCATTGCGTCAACGTGCATAccaggccagtagtaaccggcgctcatgatcttcgcgacaaccatccTTGGTCCGGAGTGGATGCCGCAAATCCCTTCGTGGATTTCCCTTATCAAATAATTCGCGtcctgggggtccacacagcgcagtagtggtcccaggaaggattttcggtataagataccgctGTTCATTTCGTACTGtagggctttgttttggatctttcTTGCTTCCGCTTTGTTCTCGGGAAGCACCCCCTCTTGCAAGTATTGGATGATGGGGGTCATCCATTATGTCTGCCCTGTTTCGATTACGTTAACTTGGCGCAATAAAACCGATGGgttcttgagtacctctatccttacatccttGGCGAGATGTTGAAAGGAAGTCGAGGCGAGCTTGCTCAAAGCATCGGCAGGCTTGTTTTCTGAGCGATTAATGTGTATAACTTTGTGGGATTTGAATTGCTGTAGCAATTCCTTCGCTTGTTCCAGATACAAGGCCATGACTTCTCCCTTCGCGTCGTATATGCCGTTTACTTGACTTGCGATCAGGAGTGAGTCAACATGTGCGCGCAAGTTTtttgctcccatcttgatggcgagacgtaagcctgccagaaaagCTTCGTACTCAGCTTcattgttggtgtttttgaagtcgagcttaatggcgtaagtaaactcgtgcTTTTCTGGGCTTACTAGACGTAAAcctgctcccgcgccatcttcatttgatgccccgtcagtgtaaagcatccaagtctCCTCTGTTGTGTTTTCCTTGGGAGTTTCTATCATTTCACATTCCTTGATTTTATCagccggcacttctgtgatgaagtcggcgaggacctgccccttaatggctgggcgcggcctatacaagatgttgtggccgcccagttcaatggcccattttgccaacctgcCTGATGTTTCGGGCTTCTGGAGTATAGTGCCAATGTGGAAGTTGgtaagcacagttatcacatggcctgtgaagtatcggcgcaatcttcgggaggcgtgtagtagcgcaagaaccagcttttccattgtggaatatcttgtttccgggtctgtgagtaccctgctgacgtaATAGATCGGGGTTTGCACGCCATTCCTGTCTACCAAcaatactgaccctactgccttatccgaggaggacaagtacagCACAAGGGGCTCTTTTTCAAACGGTGCCGTCAGCGTAGGGAGTTCGATCAGacacgctttcatttgttgaaaagctgtttcggcttccggggtccatttgaactcttgctTCTTTACGCAATTGCGCAGCGTGCtaatgaagggatacgactttgcggcgtgatttGAGAGGAAACGATTTAGCGCGGCCAgccggccggctagtcgttgcatttccttgatGTTTCTTGGTGAAGGCATTCGTTCTATAGCTTGTACCTTCTCAGGgttcaccttgaaaccgccgtttgtgacaatgaagcccagaaacttcccttcttccatgccaaaggaacacttggctggatttagcttcatatttacgctgcgcaatgagttgaacgttttttcgatgtcttttaacatttggtcctcctcgggacttttcaccactagatcatcgatataaacctcaatgtgctttccgatgtcacctgcgaaggttttgtccatcaagcgttgataagtcgcgcctgcattctttaaaccaaaaggcattttggtgtagCAGAATATTCCAAGATCAGTCCTGaaggctgtcttgtcttcatcttctagcttcatctgcacttgatggtatcctttataGCAATCCAAGAAACACTTCCATCTGTAAGGCGCGAGGGAGTCAATCTTTTTATCGATCTCtggcaaggaatagcaatcctttgggcatgcTTTGTTGAGATCGGTGTAATCTACAcacatgcgccatccgccattTGATTTTTCGACCATCACAGGGTTCGCCACCCAACTCTGATATCTTACTTCTCGCAAGATCCCGGCCTTAAGCAGCTCGCATACCTGCTCGTTCATTGCTTTTGTCTTGTCTGCTcctaggctgcgccttctttggacctttggctcgacagatgggtacgtgtttaagcaatgctcggtgatgttgcgcgggacaccggtcatgtctgccggcgtccaggcaaatatatccatgtttCGAAACAGCAGTTGCTTTAGACCTGTTCTGATGTCggacgaaatggcgtggccaattgtcacgGTCTGCTCGGGGTATTTTCGGTTTAAAACCCATTTTTCCGGCTCAGTCGTAGAGACCTTTGCCGCTTTTGTTGGGCGCAGCTCATCAGTTGACATTATTTCCTTCTTGGCGTATATGATTGCTACTCCTGTTTTGGTTGGGAAACCTATTGCAGAATGAGGCGTTGATGTCACCATGTTTAGCTCGCCTTGTGTTTCCCTCCCAAGAAGCACATCATGCCTTGATTTCACTGGCATCACCATAaagttcacatttgttgttcttgaatgtttcccgtcagagagcgtgacAGGGAAACTGATCTGACCGAGAGGAaaaaccatctcgttgcaaaatccagacaaaggataatcgacAGGTTCGAGACGCGCCTTATCCTCTTCATCCAGCTGATTGAAACATTGTTCGTAGATGATGTCGGCTGTGCTTCCTGGGTCGATGAAGATGTACTCTGTTTCATAGTGACCAATTATACCAGTAATGACGACGGGTCGTGTGGCGCGAGGACCGCCGCGCACTACTGGGAATATGACTTGCTGTTCTTGCCAAGAAGGCTCGTAGGGCCGTTTGCCTTTTTCTCTCGCGGTATatcttggtccgttgaccatgtgagtctctagcCGTCTCACCTTTTTGTGGCTACCTTCATCGTGACGTTGGAGCTGACGAGTGTCCTTGCGCacattcttcactaaatggcttagTTTGCCGCTTTTGAGCGCTCTTTCGATTTCTTGGCGCAAGCTGTAACAGTCGTCGGTTAGGTGCCCtgaatctttgtgaaaatcgcagtacaaATTAGGGTCTTGCcccttcttgtttgtcattggccttggtgccttgaaatcgacattctccgtcatcaatacctcctttggggtttttgtgagcggagtccagtgtttgtcaCGATTCTCGTCTCTGACCGCTCtcttgtaaccgattcggtcaatcgt is from Helianthus annuus cultivar XRQ/B chromosome 9, HanXRQr2.0-SUNRISE, whole genome shotgun sequence and encodes:
- the LOC118482050 gene encoding uncharacterized protein LOC118482050: MEVELTEAKVQLSNKDKDLHAKDVEIAELKRRLNEQIDRCESLEIDLEAEKVKAADAEEARAVSTAALNVAQTNYSEAQGIVDTLVSEAEWMRTRGVVMVSALCFFLKLKSFFFNAYLLLKVANSILNANELDRAVAALTDAARAVGHRGGYLECADHVEQMLGQEFDTSHCSVTDRADAALASAENSYDNLSLPIMELVVESLKKDDWCQRLKAILDPPVTVELSDEDPAGDDGGDGDDDGDDDDGEDDGDDGDDRREE